The following are encoded in a window of Panthera leo isolate Ple1 chromosome B2, P.leo_Ple1_pat1.1, whole genome shotgun sequence genomic DNA:
- the CLPS gene encoding colipase isoform X1, whose protein sequence is MEKVLVLLLVALAVAYAVPDPRGIIIHLEDGELCLNSLQCKSKCCHRSTGLSLARCAPKASENSECSAKTLYGVYYKCPCERGLTCEVDKTIVGSITNTNFGFCHDAGRSRE, encoded by the exons ATGGAGAAGGTCCTCGTCCTTCTGCTGGTTGCCCTCGCAGTGGCCTATGCGGTGCCTGACCCTCGGGGAATCATTATCCACCTG GAAGACGGCGAGCTCTGCCTGAACAGCCTTCAATGCAAGAGCAAGTGCTGCCACCGTAGCACGGGGCTGAGCCTGGCCCGCTGCGCACCCAAGGCCAGTGAGAACAGCGAGTGTTCTGCCAAG ACACTCTATGGGGTTTACTACAAGTGTCCCTGTGAGCGGGGCCTGACCTGTGAGGTTGACAAGACCATCGTGGGCTCCATCACCAATACCAACTTTGGCTTCTGCCACGATGCTGGACGCTCCCGGGAGTAA
- the CLPS gene encoding colipase isoform X2 produces the protein MEKVLVLLLVALAVAYAVPDPRGIIIHLTLYGVYYKCPCERGLTCEVDKTIVGSITNTNFGFCHDAGRSRE, from the exons ATGGAGAAGGTCCTCGTCCTTCTGCTGGTTGCCCTCGCAGTGGCCTATGCGGTGCCTGACCCTCGGGGAATCATTATCCACCTG ACACTCTATGGGGTTTACTACAAGTGTCCCTGTGAGCGGGGCCTGACCTGTGAGGTTGACAAGACCATCGTGGGCTCCATCACCAATACCAACTTTGGCTTCTGCCACGATGCTGGACGCTCCCGGGAGTAA